A stretch of the Opisthocomus hoazin isolate bOpiHoa1 chromosome 2, bOpiHoa1.hap1, whole genome shotgun sequence genome encodes the following:
- the ACBD3 gene encoding Golgi resident protein GCP60, which yields MAAVLSSDRLEVSVDGLTLSPNAEPPRCEERPGEPTAGRSRAGPGSPGQAEVGGEEAAAAAAEEEAAAAAAALSPERRWGFALEELYGLALRFFKEKDGKAFHPTYEEKLKLVALHKQVLLGPYNPDTCPEVGFFDVLGNDRRKEWAALGNMSKQKAMTEFVKLLNRCCHLFSTYVTSHKIEKEEQEKKRREEEERRRREEEERERLQKEEEKRRREEEERLRREEEERRRIEEERLRMEQQKQQIMAALNSQTAIQFQQYAAQQYPGNYEQQQILIRQLQEQHYQQYMQQLYQVQLAQQQAALQKQQEAVVAATGTPLATASKVNAPAPGDTPSINGQASAHADSPEKELDPEALEEALENGPKDSVPVIAAPSMWTRPQIKDFKEKIRQDADSVITVGRGEVVTVRVPTHEEGSYLFWEFATDNYDIGFGVYFEWTDSPNTAVSVHVSESSDDEDEEEESTSSEEKAKKNANKPQLDEIVPVYRRDCHEEVYAGSHQYPGRGVYLLKFDNSYSLWRSKTVYYRVYYTR from the exons ATGGCGGCGGTGCTGAGCTCGGACCGGCTGGAGGTCTCGGTGGACGGGTTGACGCTGAGCCCCAACGCCGAGCCGCCGCGCTGCGAAGAGCGGCCGGGGGAGCCCACGGCCGGGCGGAGTCGAGcgggccccggctccccgggccAGGCGGAGGTCGGcggcgaggaggcggcggcggcggcggcggaggaggaggcggcggcggcggcggcggcgctgagcCCGGAGCGGCGCTGGGGCTTCGCGCTGGAGGAGCTGTACGGCCTGGCGCTGCGCTTCTTCAAAG aaaaagaTGGCAAAGCCTTTCATCCAACATATGAAGAAAAACTCAAACTTGTGGCACTGCACAAGCAGGTTCTGCTGGGACCTTACAACCCTGACACTTGCCCTGAAGTTGGATTCTTTGATGTGCTGGGGAATGATAGAAG GAAGGAATGGGCTGCCCTTGGAAACATGTCAAAGCAAAAAGCTATGACAGAATTTGTTAAGCTCCTGAATAGGTGCTGCCACTTGTTTTCAACATATGTCACTTCCCACAAGAtagagaaagaagaacaagaaaaaaaaag aagagaagaggaagaacgaAGGCGACGTGAAGAGGAGGAGCGTGAGCGtttacaaaaagaagaagaaaaacgtAGGCGAGAAGAAGAGGAAAGACTgaggagagaagaagaagagaggagaagaataGAGGAGGAACGACTTCGGATGGAGCAACAGAA GCAACAGATAATGGCAGCGCTGAACTCCCAGACTGCCATTCAGTTCCAGCAGTATGCAGCCCAGCAGTATCCGGGCAACTATGAACAGCAGCAGATCCTAATTCGGCAGCTCCAGGAACAGCATTATCAACAATACATGCAGCAGTTGTATCAAGTCCAGCTTGCACAGCAACAG GCAGCCTTACAAAAACAGCAGGAGGCAGTTGTGGCAGCGACAGGAACACCTCTGGCTACTGCATCGAAGGTGAATGCTCCTGCCCCAGGGGACACCCCATCTATTAATGGGCAGGCCAGTGCGCATGCAGACAGCCCTGAAAAAGAGCTGGATCCAGAGGCTTTGGAAGAAGCACTGGAGAATGGACCAAAAG ATTCTGTTCCAGTGATAGCTGCCCCATCGATGTGGACACGACCCCAGATAAAAGACTTCAAGGAAAAAATCCGGCAGGATGCAGACTCCGTGATTACAGTGGGCCGAGGAGAAGTGGTTACAGTTAGAGTACCAACACATGAAGAGGGGTCTTACCTCTTTTGGGAGTTTGCTACAGACAATTATGACATTGGTTTTGGGGTGTATTTTGAATGGACAGACTCCCCTAATACTGCAGTCAGTGTGCATGTCAGCGAATCCAGTGATGATGAGGATGAAGAAGAAG aaAGTACTAGCAGTgaagaaaaagccaaaaagaaTGCCAACAAGCCTCAGCTAGATGAAATAGTGCCTGTGTACAGACGAGACTGTCACGAAGAAGTGTATGCTGGCAGCCACCAGTACCCAGGGAGAGGAGTTTATCTCCTTAAATTTGACAACTCCTACTCTCTATGGAGGTCAAAAACAGTTTACTACAGAGTTTATTATACTAGATAA